A single region of the Lysinibacillus sp. B2A1 genome encodes:
- a CDS encoding YfcE family phosphodiesterase, whose translation MQQRNIVSIFNLGDILYGPLFPLETYDLLKGMDIKSVSGNCDRILLQASSDNLTAQYVIDMLENEHKNWLNNLPFSIQTEDFYFCHASPKSDEQYLLHDITLNDAILKQPQDIMNLVKEIPQNIIFCGHSHLPDIVYLPNGKVIVNPGSFGLPAYEEEEPFYYKMESGTPFANYTIVEKRDGRWIFEQINITYDVTDEIKQSEKLNRPDWACALKFGHV comes from the coding sequence ATACAGCAACGAAATATTGTTAGTATCTTTAATTTAGGTGATATACTGTATGGACCGCTTTTCCCGTTAGAAACATATGATTTATTAAAGGGAATGGACATAAAAAGTGTTAGTGGTAATTGCGATCGTATATTGTTACAAGCATCATCAGATAATCTAACTGCGCAATATGTAATAGATATGCTGGAGAATGAGCATAAAAATTGGTTAAACAATCTGCCATTTTCCATTCAGACAGAAGATTTTTATTTCTGTCATGCCTCTCCAAAAAGTGACGAACAGTATTTATTGCATGATATAACGCTCAACGATGCAATTCTTAAGCAACCACAAGATATAATGAATCTAGTCAAGGAAATTCCGCAAAATATCATATTTTGTGGTCATTCTCATTTACCAGACATTGTTTATTTACCAAATGGCAAAGTTATAGTTAATCCTGGAAGTTTCGGTTTGCCTGCATATGAGGAAGAAGAACCCTTCTATTATAAAATGGAGTCGGGGACACCCTTTGCTAATTATACAATTGTGGAAAAACGTGATGGTCGATGGATTTTTGAGCAAATAAATATTACTTATGATGTGACAGATGAGATAAAGCAAAGTGAAAAACTAAATAGACCTGATTGGGCATGTGCACTAAAATTTGGACATGTTTAG